From one Acidimicrobiales bacterium genomic stretch:
- a CDS encoding ferritin-like domain-containing protein has translation MTQSAGLHEPEERLSASTLDRHRALVSIQEELEAVDWYDQRVEASTDAELGAVMAHNRDEEKEHAAMLIEWLRRHDPTLDAHLRTYLFTTGPIAELEVEVMLAEDATGPSATGCLGIGAIRDEGR, from the coding sequence GTGACCCAGAGCGCCGGACTGCACGAACCCGAAGAGCGACTTTCAGCATCGACATTGGATCGGCACCGGGCTTTGGTCTCCATCCAGGAGGAGCTGGAAGCCGTGGACTGGTACGACCAACGGGTCGAGGCCAGCACCGATGCTGAGCTGGGCGCGGTGATGGCGCACAACCGCGACGAGGAGAAAGAACATGCCGCCATGCTGATCGAATGGCTGCGCCGGCACGATCCGACCCTGGACGCCCACTTGCGCACCTACCTGTTCACCACCGGCCCCATTGCCGAGCTCGAGGTCGAAGTGATGCTGGCCGAGGACGCCACTGGGCCGTCCGCCACCGGCTGTCTCGGTATCGGCGCCATCAGGGACGAGGGCCGATGA
- a CDS encoding STAS domain-containing protein has translation MTAATYEGTAVLHLQGELDAETRARLRADLHPAVGQSAVLLDLQGASALEPAGVEVLARFIHDVHAAGGLAAVAGGPGVRRALRAGGLDRHVFVTDSGARALSWLADPANRRGSHARSRPSAIPTDANEFSA, from the coding sequence GTGACAGCAGCGACCTACGAGGGAACAGCCGTGCTGCATCTACAAGGGGAGCTCGACGCCGAGACCAGGGCCCGCCTCAGGGCCGACCTGCACCCCGCCGTCGGCCAGTCGGCGGTCTTGTTGGACCTCCAGGGTGCTAGCGCGCTCGAGCCAGCTGGGGTAGAGGTGCTGGCCCGGTTCATCCACGATGTCCATGCCGCCGGGGGCCTGGCCGCCGTTGCCGGCGGTCCCGGGGTGAGGCGGGCGCTGCGCGCCGGTGGCCTGGACCGCCACGTCTTCGTGACCGACTCCGGTGCCCGGGCCTTGAGCTGGCTCGCCGACCCCGCTAACCGGAGAGGATCCCATGCGCGATCTCGGCCGAGTGCCATCCCGACGGACGCCAACGAGTTCAGCGCGTGA